The Microvirga lotononidis region CCATTCTCTTGTCCTAAGCTGAGGAGGTAACCGAGCCCGTAGGTCGCTCCCATGAGCTCGCCGATGACAGCCGCGGTAACAGCCTGGGTCGAAGCAATGCGAAAACCGGCCAGGATAGGCGGCAACGAAAAAGGTAGCTCTATACGTCGAAAGCGCTGCCACGCGCTTAAATGGAGAAGCGTGCCAAGATCTTGATACGGCTTTTCGACAGCCGCAAATCCCGCCGCGGCACCAGCCATTACTGGGAAGAAGGTCACAACCGCAATAAGGGTTATTTTCGGCCCCATATCCAATCCAAGCCACAGGAGAAGCAAGGGTGCGATCGCAATCTTGGGTGCCGTCTGCAGGAGCAAAACAAGGGGGGACAGCAGGCGACCGAGGAGGGGCACTCGCACGAATAGCCACCCGAACGCAACACCGAGAAAGCCCCCAAGAATAAATCCAGCGCCAATCTCAGCAAGAGTCACGCGGATGTGCTTCGTGAGCTCGGCGGTTTGCGCGAGGAAAACAAAGCGTGACGCAATCGCATCCGGTGCGGGGAGCAAATAGGCCGGCACATTCGTCACAAGGACAAAAATCCACCAGATGGCTATCGCAATGGCTAGCGAGCGTAAGGCGGTCAGTATGTTGATTACCGTCATTGTGACCCGTGGGTGAGTTAGCCCCCGCCTGACGGCGGAGGCCACAGGACTAAGCTTTGATATCGCTGGGTTGGATCACGAGATCTTCGGCCTTGAAGCCCTTCTCGATCACTTTGTATTCGGCCAGGATATCAATGTTCTTCTGCCAAGCGCTGAGATCAGCCGCGCCAATCCCCTTCTGTTTCGTTAGTGAACTTTGCCAAATTGATGGGATGAACGAATCTGTGAAAGCGCGCTTCAGCACAGCCTCCTGCCCCTTCCAAGTCTGGGCATGCTTATCGATTGCGATTGCTAAAGCCTCATCAACATGACCATCGATAACCCACTGGATTGCCTCACTAAGGGCAGTATTGAAGCCGCTCACTGCCTTTGGGTTGCTCTGAAGATACCGATCGCCAGTCACAACGACGTTACCAAACGACGGCAGGAAGTCGTTTGACGAGATCATGCCGACCTGCACACCTTCCGCTTCAAGGTTGTAGCGCCGCAGTTCCGAGAAAACGATGGCGTCAACCTTGTCGGCTTGCAGAGCCTGCACAATCGCCCCGGTGGCAATCACTTCTACATTGACATCATCCAGCTTCAGACCAGCCTGCTTCAGCCCGACTTGAAGCTGAAGGTAGTTAGGACTTCCGAGGCTTGTGACCGCAACAGTCTTCCCTTTCAGATCAGCGAAACTCTTGATATTCTTAGAGGTTTTGAAAAGGGTCGCTCCAATACCACGTTG contains the following coding sequences:
- a CDS encoding ABC transporter permease yields the protein MTVINILTALRSLAIAIAIWWIFVLVTNVPAYLLPAPDAIASRFVFLAQTAELTKHIRVTLAEIGAGFILGGFLGVAFGWLFVRVPLLGRLLSPLVLLLQTAPKIAIAPLLLLWLGLDMGPKITLIAVVTFFPVMAGAAAGFAAVEKPYQDLGTLLHLSAWQRFRRIELPFSLPPILAGFRIASTQAVTAAVIGELMGATYGLGYLLSLGQENGDASVVIVAILILSTIGWGFHEVIRLCERHMLSWHTSQIAIEG
- a CDS encoding ABC transporter substrate-binding protein — translated: MKRRTFLASGAFATAAGFFPRIAGAQSTEAVTLQIDGAAVPFYAPIYVAQEKGLFAKNGLEVRIVYAAAADIMRNVAAGNVQFGFPNGDAVIAAKANGLPTKVVHTTYQRGIGATLFKTSKNIKSFADLKGKTVAVTSLGSPNYLQLQVGLKQAGLKLDDVNVEVIATGAIVQALQADKVDAIVFSELRRYNLEAEGVQVGMISSNDFLPSFGNVVVTGDRYLQSNPKAVSGFNTALSEAIQWVIDGHVDEALAIAIDKHAQTWKGQEAVLKRAFTDSFIPSIWQSSLTKQKGIGAADLSAWQKNIDILAEYKVIEKGFKAEDLVIQPSDIKA